A portion of the Streptomyces sp. YPW6 genome contains these proteins:
- a CDS encoding DUF6571 family protein, giving the protein MDLDALRFGNFSQLGEAIADWEQMVKKLASLKSDAKENLGGKAAKARWAGENATVTRSFVDKTAAEFADAHTQARTVARILSDTRDELVAFRNELTEVISQGAKKNLTVRDTGDGSFTVTMNIHPDRAAEGTTLPEHSQGDVDSLRDRVQAILQKATRSDTTASEALRLIVDQAKHGFSGADYADRDSAAKAIAKAKALAKILKKDPTDVTTTELNTVNTTLAKYGKDPLFAERLATSTTPDGLLTFYAGVADPYQGYGADPKRLEQAKLLQKNLGVALGTATLSDSAAMRSWEQKMIRIGPEELGTDHANNPRGFAVMSNLMRFGDYDDQFLNDYGERLVAYDQERNVKNMSPWINNWNNGDLNFYSKNDRGRDPMTGFLEALGHNPGAATDFFAQPDGAGAGVDKEAELNENLKYLTKDRIWLSDAYIMGGDDKVIAGHDSLGHALEAATTGYAYDADPMTAKDPMIPGNRDMRTAETAGVMEQVVFLYGSEDGPKMLHEQSRLADSLGKMGAAYIDDIDYSMSGVGDRAKDDGLFPPKYQGRADFGEQGAINFLSVIGQNETSHGAVSAAQHLYTLSMLDAHPPTSEANMNKAHDALTTGGEVRGILDHSRVQQAETTYKDEAEEKNKSLGRSGDWVKLGAGAVVGGGIAAIPLPGSTAAALVVAPLAADTVGNAVNTFIGHEIDKGIDKAEDDPTEKAQATSQEFYSQGIRQQADAYATYVGADPDVKNDTNLRDWPQHIESSYFGTGSQQNDYRGRPAYKD; this is encoded by the coding sequence ATGGATCTCGACGCCCTCCGCTTCGGCAACTTCTCCCAGCTCGGTGAGGCGATCGCCGACTGGGAGCAGATGGTCAAGAAGCTGGCGAGCCTCAAGAGCGATGCCAAGGAGAATCTTGGGGGCAAGGCGGCAAAGGCACGGTGGGCCGGGGAGAACGCAACCGTCACCCGGTCCTTCGTGGACAAGACCGCAGCGGAGTTCGCCGACGCACACACCCAGGCGCGTACGGTCGCCCGCATCCTCAGCGACACCCGGGACGAACTGGTCGCCTTTCGCAATGAACTCACCGAGGTGATCTCGCAGGGCGCGAAGAAGAACCTGACGGTGAGAGACACCGGCGACGGGTCGTTCACCGTGACGATGAACATCCACCCCGACCGCGCCGCCGAGGGCACCACGCTCCCCGAGCACAGCCAGGGCGACGTGGACAGCCTGCGCGACCGGGTCCAGGCGATCCTGCAGAAGGCCACGCGCAGCGACACCACCGCGTCCGAGGCGCTGCGGCTCATCGTGGACCAGGCCAAGCACGGGTTCTCCGGGGCCGACTATGCAGACAGGGATTCCGCAGCCAAGGCGATCGCCAAGGCCAAGGCACTCGCCAAGATCCTCAAGAAGGATCCGACCGACGTCACGACGACCGAACTGAACACGGTCAACACCACCCTTGCCAAGTACGGCAAGGACCCGTTGTTCGCGGAGCGGCTCGCCACCTCCACAACGCCCGACGGGCTGCTGACGTTCTACGCCGGCGTAGCCGACCCGTACCAGGGCTACGGCGCCGACCCGAAGCGGCTGGAACAGGCCAAGCTCCTCCAGAAGAACCTGGGCGTCGCCCTCGGTACTGCCACGCTCTCCGACAGCGCCGCCATGCGGTCCTGGGAGCAGAAGATGATCAGGATCGGGCCGGAAGAACTCGGCACGGACCACGCGAACAATCCCCGTGGATTCGCCGTCATGAGCAATCTCATGCGGTTCGGCGACTACGACGACCAGTTCCTCAACGACTACGGCGAGAGGCTCGTGGCGTATGACCAGGAACGCAACGTCAAGAACATGAGCCCCTGGATCAACAACTGGAACAACGGCGACCTGAACTTCTACAGCAAGAACGACCGGGGCCGCGACCCCATGACCGGCTTCCTGGAAGCCCTCGGCCACAACCCCGGCGCCGCGACGGACTTCTTCGCCCAGCCGGACGGTGCCGGAGCGGGTGTCGACAAGGAAGCCGAACTCAACGAGAACCTGAAGTACCTGACGAAGGACCGCATCTGGCTGTCCGACGCTTACATCATGGGCGGCGACGACAAGGTCATCGCAGGTCATGACTCCCTCGGCCACGCCCTGGAGGCAGCCACCACCGGGTACGCCTACGACGCTGATCCCATGACAGCCAAGGATCCGATGATCCCCGGCAATCGCGATATGCGCACCGCGGAGACGGCCGGTGTCATGGAGCAGGTCGTGTTCCTGTACGGAAGCGAGGACGGGCCAAAAATGCTCCACGAGCAGTCCCGACTCGCCGACAGTCTCGGCAAGATGGGGGCGGCGTACATCGATGACATCGATTACAGCATGTCGGGGGTCGGGGACCGGGCGAAGGATGACGGGCTCTTTCCGCCGAAGTATCAGGGGCGCGCGGACTTCGGCGAACAAGGAGCCATCAACTTCCTCAGCGTGATCGGCCAGAACGAGACGTCTCACGGAGCCGTCTCGGCGGCGCAGCACCTCTACACGCTGAGCATGCTCGACGCCCACCCGCCCACCAGCGAAGCGAACATGAACAAGGCGCATGATGCCTTGACGACAGGCGGCGAGGTGCGGGGCATTCTCGATCACTCTCGCGTGCAGCAGGCGGAGACGACGTACAAGGACGAGGCGGAGGAGAAGAACAAGTCGCTGGGGCGCTCCGGCGACTGGGTCAAGCTGGGAGCCGGGGCCGTGGTGGGGGGCGGCATCGCCGCCATCCCTCTGCCGGGTTCGACTGCCGCGGCGCTGGTGGTCGCACCGCTGGCCGCGGACACGGTCGGCAACGCGGTCAACACCTTCATCGGGCACGAGATCGACAAGGGAATCGACAAAGCCGAGGACGATCCGACGGAAAAGGCACAGGCCACCAGTCAGGAGTTTTACTCGCAGGGGATCCGGCAACAGGCCGATGCCTACGCGACCTACGTAGGCGCGGACCCCGATGTCAAGAATGACACGAATCTCCGGGATTGGCCGCAGCACATCGAGAGCAGCTATTTCGGCACCGGGTCCCAGCAGAACGACTACCGGGGACGCCCTGCCTACAAGGATTGA
- a CDS encoding IclR family transcriptional regulator codes for MTAETSQTLDRGLRVLKLLADTDHGLTVTELSNKLGVNRTVVYRLLATLEQHALVRRDLGGRARVGLGVLRLGRQVHPLVREAALPALRSLAEDIGATAHLTLVDGSDALAVAVVEPTWTDYHVAYRAGFRHPLDRGAAGRAILSARQAPESGHPGYTLTHGELEAGASGAAAPLVGVSGVEGSVGVVMLADAVPERVGPRVLDAAREVADALR; via the coding sequence GTGACAGCGGAGACCTCCCAGACGCTCGACCGAGGACTGCGCGTCCTCAAACTGCTCGCCGACACCGACCACGGCCTGACCGTGACCGAGCTGTCCAACAAGCTCGGTGTCAACCGGACCGTCGTCTACCGGCTGCTCGCCACCCTGGAGCAGCACGCCCTGGTACGCCGCGATCTGGGCGGCCGCGCCCGGGTCGGCCTCGGTGTGCTGCGGCTCGGCAGACAGGTCCACCCCCTCGTCCGGGAAGCGGCGCTGCCCGCGCTGCGTTCCCTGGCCGAGGACATAGGGGCCACCGCCCACCTCACGCTCGTCGACGGCAGCGACGCCCTCGCGGTCGCCGTGGTCGAGCCCACCTGGACCGACTACCACGTCGCCTACCGGGCCGGCTTCCGCCATCCCCTGGACCGGGGCGCCGCGGGCCGGGCCATCCTGTCCGCCCGGCAGGCCCCGGAGTCCGGCCACCCCGGCTACACCCTCACCCACGGCGAACTCGAAGCCGGCGCCAGCGGGGCGGCAGCGCCCCTGGTCGGGGTCTCGGGTGTCGAGGGCAGCGTCGGTGTCGTCATGCTCGCCGACGCCGTACCGGAACGGGTCGGCCCCCGTGTGCTCGACGCCGCCCGGGAAGTGGCGGACGCGCTGCGGTAG
- a CDS encoding S16 family serine protease — translation MSSRLSRPRVLALCALPVLALFGTAALAPLPFTLARPGVTADVLGKDDGRPVITITGAETRPTDGQLRMTTILATGPKADVRIGEVFDSWFRTDRAVMPRDAVYPTGGSEKEIEKHNLDDMKESQNVAVDAALNYLDREPGAMRVDVDLGDIGGPSAGLFLSLGIIDKLDGNGSGGDLTGGRTIAGTGTITAVGAVGAVGGVSMKVQGAHRDGASVFLVPKAECRQAEAEAPDGLRIVPVSTLEDAVGSLKALESGGRVPSC, via the coding sequence GTGTCCTCTCGTCTCTCGCGCCCCCGCGTCCTCGCCCTCTGCGCACTCCCCGTCCTCGCCCTGTTCGGTACGGCGGCCCTCGCGCCGCTGCCGTTCACCCTGGCGCGGCCCGGGGTGACCGCGGACGTGCTCGGCAAGGACGACGGGCGGCCGGTGATCACCATCACCGGCGCGGAGACCCGGCCGACCGACGGGCAGCTGCGGATGACGACGATCCTCGCCACCGGGCCGAAGGCGGACGTCCGCATCGGTGAGGTGTTCGACAGCTGGTTCCGGACCGACCGGGCGGTCATGCCGCGCGACGCGGTCTACCCCACCGGCGGCTCCGAGAAGGAGATCGAGAAGCACAACCTCGACGACATGAAGGAGTCGCAGAACGTCGCCGTCGACGCCGCCCTGAACTACCTGGACCGCGAACCCGGGGCGATGCGGGTGGACGTGGACCTCGGCGACATCGGCGGCCCGAGCGCGGGGCTCTTCCTCTCCCTCGGCATCATCGACAAGCTCGACGGCAACGGTTCCGGCGGCGATCTCACCGGCGGCCGCACCATCGCCGGTACGGGGACGATCACCGCGGTCGGCGCGGTCGGCGCGGTCGGCGGCGTGTCGATGAAGGTCCAGGGCGCCCACCGCGACGGGGCGAGCGTCTTCCTCGTCCCGAAGGCCGAGTGCCGTCAGGCGGAGGCCGAGGCTCCCGACGGACTGCGGATCGTGCCCGTCTCCACGCTGGAGGACGCGGTCGGCTCGCTCAAGGCCCTGGAGTCGGGCGGTAGGGTACCGAGCTGCTGA
- a CDS encoding MFS transporter, producing the protein MGNRTPLAAVLAANSISTAGTSLTLIGVPWFVLETTGSAGRAGLVAFCATLPIVVAALIGGPVVDRFGRRRTAVVSDAVCAAAIAAIPLLHFTGVLHFWMLCVLMALNGFAHTPGNTARYVLVPDLAEHAGTTLPRAASLFDAVSRGARMVGAALAGLLIALVGAETVLLLDAATFGLSALLVGAGVRGVRAAEPRRTQAPVSLRAYGTELREGYAHVLGNRLLLAVVVMVMFMNGTDQGWNAVLLPVHAEAELGGAPAIGLLTALFGAGGLTGALLYGAVGHRFSRRAVFTVCVILCGAPRFLVAAVTGTTLPLAVTMLLGGVAGGVLNPILTTVVYERVPDRLRSRVSGALTAGCEFAMPVGGLAAGLLVEGAGATGALLAMGGVFFLATLSPLVFPSWRTLDDAPGAGTAREGQGVRPVREGPGVRPVPDEPGAEPKPAPDGPGVRPVPDEPGARPVREEPGTEPAPDEPGAEAKRAPDGPGAGAKPVPDTPKAKAGAQ; encoded by the coding sequence ATGGGGAACCGCACCCCGCTCGCCGCCGTACTCGCGGCCAACTCCATTTCCACCGCAGGCACTTCACTGACCCTGATCGGCGTCCCCTGGTTCGTCCTGGAGACCACCGGAAGCGCGGGCCGGGCCGGGTTGGTCGCGTTCTGCGCCACTCTGCCGATCGTCGTCGCCGCGCTGATCGGCGGACCGGTCGTCGACCGGTTCGGCCGCCGCCGGACGGCCGTCGTGTCCGACGCCGTGTGCGCGGCGGCCATCGCCGCGATCCCGCTGCTGCACTTCACCGGCGTCCTCCACTTCTGGATGCTGTGCGTGCTCATGGCGCTCAACGGGTTCGCCCACACCCCGGGCAACACCGCGCGCTACGTCCTCGTCCCGGACCTGGCCGAGCACGCCGGAACCACGCTCCCCCGGGCCGCGAGCCTCTTCGACGCGGTCTCGCGCGGAGCCAGGATGGTCGGCGCGGCCCTCGCCGGGCTGCTCATCGCGCTCGTCGGGGCGGAGACGGTCCTGCTGCTGGACGCGGCGACCTTCGGGCTGTCGGCCCTGCTGGTCGGCGCCGGGGTGAGGGGGGTGCGCGCGGCGGAACCGCGGAGAACGCAAGCCCCGGTCTCGCTGCGCGCCTACGGCACCGAACTGCGCGAGGGGTACGCCCATGTGCTCGGCAACCGGCTGCTGCTGGCGGTCGTGGTCATGGTGATGTTCATGAACGGCACCGACCAGGGCTGGAACGCGGTCCTGCTCCCGGTGCACGCCGAGGCCGAGTTGGGCGGAGCGCCCGCCATCGGGCTGCTCACCGCGCTGTTCGGCGCGGGCGGTCTGACCGGGGCCCTGCTGTACGGGGCGGTGGGGCACCGGTTCTCGCGCCGGGCGGTGTTCACGGTGTGCGTGATCCTGTGCGGCGCGCCGAGGTTCCTGGTCGCGGCGGTGACCGGGACGACGCTGCCGCTCGCGGTCACGATGCTGCTCGGCGGGGTCGCGGGCGGCGTGCTGAACCCGATCCTGACGACGGTGGTCTACGAGCGGGTGCCGGACCGGCTGCGCAGCCGGGTGTCGGGGGCGCTGACGGCCGGCTGCGAGTTCGCGATGCCGGTGGGCGGGCTGGCGGCCGGGCTGCTGGTGGAGGGCGCGGGGGCGACGGGGGCGCTGCTGGCGATGGGCGGGGTCTTCTTCCTGGCCACGCTGAGTCCGCTGGTGTTCCCGTCCTGGCGGACGCTGGACGACGCGCCGGGGGCGGGGACCGCACGTGAGGGGCAGGGGGTGCGGCCTGTACGTGAGGGGCCGGGGGTGAGGCCCGTACCGGACGAGCCGGGGGCGGAGCCGAAGCCGGCACCGGACGGACCGGGGGTGAGGCCCGTACCGGACGAGCCGGGGGCGCGGCCCGTACGTGAGGAGCCGGGGACGGAGCCCGCACCGGACGAGCCGGGGGCGGAGGCGAAGCGCGCACCGGACGGACCGGGAGCAGGGGCGAAGCCCGTACCGGACACGCCCAAGGCGAAGGCCGGCGCTCAGTGA
- a CDS encoding transcriptional regulator, producing MPENEKTPRPYEPGGDRKLHTVDARTLRAIAHPLRIRLLNALREFGPATASKLGERLGESSGATSYHLRQLAESGLVEDAPELGKGRERWWRALHDGSTFDSALFRTHEDPEVRGAIDVVLHETATTHAQELNTWLGTMGDWPEEWQHSWDLSDFKIRLTPELAQELSRKMHELVESYRDAVPEDTEGSAVVRTHLHAFPRPSA from the coding sequence ATGCCGGAGAACGAGAAGACCCCTCGCCCCTACGAGCCGGGCGGCGACCGGAAGCTCCACACGGTCGACGCCCGCACCCTGCGCGCCATCGCGCACCCGCTGCGGATCCGCCTGCTGAACGCGCTGCGCGAGTTCGGACCGGCGACCGCCTCGAAGCTGGGCGAGCGGCTCGGGGAGTCGAGCGGCGCGACCAGCTACCACCTGCGCCAACTGGCCGAATCCGGCCTCGTCGAGGACGCCCCCGAGCTCGGCAAGGGCCGGGAGCGCTGGTGGCGGGCGCTCCACGACGGCTCGACCTTCGACAGCGCCCTCTTCCGGACGCACGAGGACCCGGAGGTACGCGGGGCCATCGACGTCGTCCTGCACGAGACGGCCACCACCCACGCCCAGGAACTGAACACCTGGCTGGGCACGATGGGCGACTGGCCGGAGGAGTGGCAGCACAGCTGGGATCTGAGCGACTTCAAGATCCGCCTCACCCCGGAGCTCGCCCAGGAGCTGTCCCGGAAGATGCACGAGCTGGTGGAGAGCTACCGGGACGCCGTCCCCGAGGACACCGAGGGCTCGGCCGTCGTCCGCACCCACCTGCACGCCTTCCCGCGCCCCTCCGCATGA
- a CDS encoding glycine betaine ABC transporter substrate-binding protein, which translates to MLLLGGCGLKSGSPMVDDVSPGSVGQGEPLKGATLTVTSKNFSENIILGQMTGLVFKAAGAEVLDRTNLPGSISAREAIINGDADVQWDYTGTGWITFLGHAEPIVDPKKQYEAVRDEDKGNGVIWLPPAPLDNTYALAISKKNNAKYRLRTLSDVAALAKKDPGAVTICVENEFASRDDGLPGMEKKYGMTIPAGNIQKMDAGIIYTQVSASDSCLLGEVFTTDGRIKAMNLDVLEDDKHFFPNYNASPVVHEATFEKYPVIAELLDPLARKLTTEVAQTLNAKVDVDGEDPHEVAKEWLVEEGFIEEG; encoded by the coding sequence ATGCTGCTGCTGGGCGGCTGCGGGCTCAAGAGCGGTTCGCCGATGGTGGACGACGTGTCGCCGGGGTCGGTCGGTCAGGGCGAGCCCCTGAAGGGCGCGACGCTGACGGTGACGTCGAAGAACTTCAGCGAGAACATCATCCTGGGCCAGATGACCGGGCTGGTGTTCAAGGCGGCCGGGGCGGAGGTCCTGGACCGGACGAACCTGCCGGGTTCGATCAGTGCGCGCGAGGCCATCATCAACGGTGACGCCGACGTCCAGTGGGACTACACCGGCACGGGCTGGATCACCTTCCTGGGCCACGCCGAACCGATCGTCGACCCGAAGAAGCAGTACGAGGCGGTACGGGACGAGGACAAGGGCAACGGGGTGATCTGGCTGCCGCCGGCTCCGCTCGACAACACCTACGCGCTGGCGATCAGCAAGAAGAACAACGCGAAGTACCGGCTCAGGACCCTCTCGGACGTGGCCGCCCTCGCGAAGAAGGACCCGGGCGCGGTGACGATCTGCGTGGAGAACGAGTTCGCCTCGCGCGACGACGGCCTGCCGGGCATGGAGAAGAAGTACGGGATGACGATTCCGGCGGGCAACATCCAGAAGATGGACGCCGGGATCATCTACACCCAGGTGTCCGCGTCCGACTCCTGCCTGCTGGGCGAGGTGTTCACCACCGACGGCCGGATCAAGGCGATGAACCTGGACGTCCTGGAGGACGACAAGCACTTCTTCCCCAACTACAACGCCTCCCCGGTCGTCCACGAGGCCACCTTCGAGAAGTACCCGGTGATCGCGGAGCTGCTGGACCCGCTCGCCCGGAAGCTGACGACGGAGGTCGCGCAGACGCTCAACGCCAAGGTCGACGTGGACGGCGAGGATCCGCACGAGGTGGCGAAGGAGTGGCTGGTGGAGGAGGGGTTCATCGAGGAGGGGTGA
- a CDS encoding ABC transporter permease, with the protein MTPSHQSGSGKRPAAPTRPPGEHDVKGHAFHDEESDPSPTPATPERRITWRKLVILPAVLVVILVITYVWITNIDLDSIAENSLSGGNVQLRWWQHVRLTAISTFWVLIIAIPLGIALTRRRLRKAAPAFTALANIGQATPAIGLLALLVIWLGIGPRTAIIGIVIYAVLPVLSNTVAGLRAIEPNMVEAARGMGMSGRGVLLKVELPLAVPLILAGVRTALVLNVGTATLATFGGGGGLGDLITSGIQTQRMPVLVIGSVLTVVLALLVDWLASLAELALTPRGLEER; encoded by the coding sequence ATGACCCCCAGCCATCAGTCCGGATCGGGCAAGCGCCCGGCCGCCCCGACGCGGCCGCCGGGCGAACACGACGTCAAGGGCCACGCGTTCCACGACGAGGAGAGCGACCCCTCCCCCACGCCCGCCACGCCGGAGCGGCGGATCACCTGGCGGAAGCTGGTGATCCTGCCCGCGGTGCTGGTCGTCATCCTGGTCATCACGTACGTCTGGATCACCAACATCGATCTGGACTCGATCGCGGAGAACTCCCTCTCCGGCGGAAACGTCCAACTGCGCTGGTGGCAGCACGTGCGGCTGACGGCGATCTCGACGTTCTGGGTGCTGATCATCGCGATCCCGCTCGGCATCGCGCTGACCAGGCGGCGGCTGCGGAAGGCGGCCCCGGCGTTCACGGCGCTGGCCAACATCGGGCAGGCGACACCCGCGATCGGCCTGCTGGCCCTGCTGGTGATCTGGCTGGGCATCGGCCCGCGTACCGCGATCATCGGCATCGTGATCTACGCGGTCCTTCCGGTGCTCTCCAACACGGTGGCGGGCCTGCGGGCGATCGAGCCGAACATGGTCGAGGCGGCGCGCGGCATGGGGATGTCCGGGCGGGGCGTCCTGCTGAAGGTGGAGCTGCCGCTCGCGGTGCCGCTGATCCTGGCGGGCGTCCGTACGGCCCTGGTCCTGAACGTGGGCACGGCGACGCTGGCGACGTTCGGCGGGGGCGGCGGGCTGGGCGACCTGATCACTTCGGGGATCCAGACACAGCGGATGCCGGTGCTGGTCATCGGCTCGGTACTGACGGTGGTGCTGGCGCTGCTGGTGGACTGGCTGGCGTCGCTGGCCGAACTGGCGCTGACGCCGCGCGGGCTGGAGGAACGGTGA
- a CDS encoding betaine/proline/choline family ABC transporter ATP-binding protein (Members of the family are the ATP-binding subunit of ABC transporters for substrates such as betaine, L-proline or other amino acids, choline, carnitine, etc. The substrate specificity is best determined from the substrate-binding subunit, rather than this subunit, as it interacts with the permease subunit and not with substrate directly.), which yields MPETETDAGAMTEERSAATSGATIQLENLTKSYPGNPNPAVENVSMEIRAGETVIFVGPSGCGKSTTLKMINRLIEPTSGRIRIDDEDVTDIDPVKLRRKIGYAIQSSGLFPHMTVADNIALVPRMVGWSKSRVKNRVEEMLDLVGLDPREFHGRYPRQLSGGQQQRVGVARALAADPPVLLMDEPFGAVDPITRDHLQDELIRLQHELHKTIVFVTHDFDEAIKLGDRIAVLRERSHIAQFDTPEAILTNPTDDFVSGFVGAGAALKRLNLTRVRDVGIADFPTVTVEDPLQTIFNKLRHGPHNELLMLDRRNRPYKWLRRGDLMRARGSLARAGQLVHDTVTRDATLHDALEAVLTDSGGRVAVTGRRGEFIGVVDMKTLMDNVQELLEADRLTAMEHQHELEEQRVHQTEQELEGGGSGV from the coding sequence GTGCCTGAGACCGAGACCGACGCCGGCGCGATGACGGAGGAGAGGTCCGCGGCCACGTCCGGGGCCACCATCCAGCTGGAGAACCTCACCAAGAGCTATCCGGGGAACCCGAACCCGGCCGTCGAGAACGTCTCGATGGAGATCAGGGCGGGCGAGACGGTGATCTTCGTCGGCCCGTCCGGCTGCGGGAAGTCCACCACCCTGAAGATGATCAACCGGCTGATCGAGCCGACCTCGGGCCGGATCCGCATCGACGACGAGGACGTCACGGACATCGACCCGGTGAAGCTGCGCCGGAAGATCGGATACGCGATCCAGTCCTCCGGGCTCTTCCCGCACATGACGGTCGCGGACAACATCGCCCTGGTGCCGAGGATGGTCGGCTGGTCCAAGTCCCGGGTGAAGAACCGGGTGGAGGAGATGCTCGACCTGGTGGGCCTGGACCCGCGCGAGTTCCACGGCCGCTATCCGCGTCAGCTCTCCGGCGGGCAGCAGCAGCGGGTGGGCGTGGCGCGGGCGCTGGCCGCCGATCCTCCCGTCCTGCTGATGGACGAGCCGTTCGGGGCGGTCGACCCGATCACCCGCGACCATCTCCAGGACGAGCTGATCCGGCTCCAGCACGAGCTGCACAAGACGATCGTGTTCGTCACCCACGACTTCGACGAGGCGATCAAGCTGGGCGACCGGATCGCGGTGCTGCGGGAGCGGTCGCACATCGCGCAGTTCGACACCCCCGAGGCGATCCTGACCAACCCGACGGACGACTTCGTGTCGGGTTTCGTCGGGGCGGGCGCGGCGCTCAAGCGCCTCAACCTCACCCGTGTACGGGACGTGGGCATCGCGGACTTCCCGACGGTGACGGTCGAGGACCCGCTCCAGACGATCTTCAACAAGCTGCGCCACGGCCCGCACAACGAGCTGCTGATGCTGGACCGGAGGAACCGCCCGTACAAGTGGCTGCGGCGCGGCGACCTGATGCGGGCGCGCGGTTCGCTGGCGCGGGCCGGGCAGCTGGTGCACGACACGGTGACCCGGGACGCCACGCTGCACGACGCGCTGGAGGCGGTGCTCACCGACAGCGGGGGCCGGGTCGCGGTGACCGGGCGGCGGGGCGAGTTCATCGGGGTCGTCGACATGAAGACGCTGATGGACAACGTGCAGGAGTTGCTGGAGGCGGACCGCCTGACCGCGATGGAGCACCAGCACGAGCTGGAGGAGCAGCGCGTCCACCAGACGGAGCAGGAGCTGGAAGGGGGTGGCAGCGGAGTATGA
- a CDS encoding ABC transporter permease yields MSFWEYLITRHQQLLTDAFQHVSAVFQCMVIATVLGVVIGVVSYRSGWGGSLAITSTATILTIPSLAAIGLLIPLVGLGVAPTVITLTLYGLLPIVRNAIVGLRGVDPSLVDAATGIGMSRTARLLRVELPLAWPPILTGIRVSTQMLMGIAAIAAYASGPGLGNEIFRGIASLGSANAINQVLAGTLGIVILALLFDAAYVLLGRLTIPRGIRA; encoded by the coding sequence GTGAGCTTCTGGGAGTATCTGATCACCCGCCACCAGCAGCTCCTCACGGACGCGTTCCAGCACGTCAGCGCGGTCTTCCAGTGCATGGTCATCGCCACCGTGCTCGGTGTGGTGATCGGGGTGGTGAGCTATCGCAGCGGCTGGGGAGGCTCGCTGGCCATCACGTCCACGGCGACGATCCTGACCATTCCGTCCCTCGCCGCGATCGGTCTGCTGATCCCGCTGGTCGGGCTCGGGGTCGCCCCGACCGTGATCACCCTGACGCTGTACGGGCTGCTGCCGATCGTCCGGAACGCGATCGTGGGGCTGCGGGGCGTCGACCCGTCGCTGGTCGACGCGGCGACGGGCATCGGGATGTCGCGCACGGCGCGGCTGCTGCGGGTGGAGCTGCCGCTCGCCTGGCCGCCGATCCTGACCGGTATCCGGGTCTCCACCCAGATGCTGATGGGCATCGCCGCCATCGCCGCGTACGCCTCCGGGCCCGGTCTCGGCAACGAGATCTTCCGGGGCATCGCCTCGCTGGGCAGCGCCAACGCGATCAACCAGGTTCTCGCGGGGACGCTCGGCATCGTGATCCTCGCTCTGCTCTTCGACGCCGCGTACGTCCTGCTGGGACGGCTGACCATCCCGAGGGGGATCCGTGCCTGA
- a CDS encoding Lrp/AsnC family transcriptional regulator yields MAIDHLDGRLIVLLAREPRIGVLEASRRLGVARGTVQARLDRLQSNGVIRGFGPDVDPAALGYPVTAFATLEIKQGQGAVVRAHLGGVPEVLELHTTTGHGDMLCRLVARSNADLQRVIDRVVGFDGIVRASTAIVMENPVPLRIIPLVEQAAEDTG; encoded by the coding sequence ATGGCGATCGATCATCTGGACGGGCGGCTCATCGTGCTGCTGGCACGCGAGCCCCGCATCGGCGTCCTCGAAGCGTCCCGGCGACTGGGGGTGGCGCGCGGGACCGTGCAGGCGCGGCTGGACCGCCTTCAGTCGAATGGCGTCATCCGGGGCTTCGGCCCCGACGTGGATCCGGCGGCGCTCGGCTATCCGGTCACCGCGTTCGCCACGCTGGAGATCAAACAGGGCCAAGGCGCGGTCGTGCGGGCGCATTTGGGTGGCGTACCGGAGGTGCTGGAACTGCACACCACGACGGGGCACGGCGACATGCTGTGTCGGCTCGTCGCCCGTTCCAACGCCGATCTCCAGCGGGTGATCGACCGGGTTGTCGGATTTGATGGCATTGTCCGGGCCTCCACGGCGATCGTCATGGAGAACCCCGTTCCGCTGCGGATCATCCCGCTGGTGGAACAGGCGGCCGAGGACACCGGCTGA